A region from the Streptomyces sp. 3214.6 genome encodes:
- a CDS encoding aldo/keto reductase yields MTIPTRTLGTTGPQVSALGLGCMGMSALYGDADRAESIATIHAALEAGVTLLDTGDFYAMGHNEMLIGEALRTAPAARREQAQISVKFGALRDPDGSWSGYDGRPAAVKNFAAYSLQRLGVDHLDVYRIARLDPAVPIEETVGAIAELVEKGYVRHIGLSEVGAQTIRRAAATAPIADLQIEYALVTRGIEREILPTTRELGISITAYGVLSRGLISGHFTADRQLAANDFRAHSPRFQGDNLRHNLSLVEALRKIAEQKGASVAQIAIAWVLAQGEDIVPLVGARTRERLAESLGALDVVLDADDLAAIEAAVPADAAAGERYAAAAMAHLDSER; encoded by the coding sequence ATGACGATCCCCACACGCACCCTCGGCACCACCGGCCCCCAGGTCTCCGCCCTCGGCCTCGGCTGCATGGGCATGTCCGCGCTGTACGGCGACGCGGACCGGGCCGAGTCGATCGCGACGATCCACGCCGCTCTGGAGGCCGGCGTGACCCTGCTGGACACCGGCGACTTCTACGCCATGGGCCACAACGAGATGCTGATCGGCGAAGCCCTGCGCACCGCGCCCGCCGCCCGCCGCGAGCAGGCGCAGATCAGCGTGAAGTTCGGCGCGCTGCGCGACCCGGACGGCAGCTGGAGCGGCTACGACGGCCGTCCGGCAGCGGTGAAGAACTTCGCCGCCTACTCCCTCCAGCGCCTCGGCGTCGACCACCTCGACGTCTACCGCATCGCCCGGCTCGACCCGGCCGTACCGATCGAGGAGACGGTCGGCGCGATCGCCGAACTGGTCGAGAAGGGGTACGTCCGGCACATCGGCCTGAGCGAGGTCGGCGCGCAGACGATCCGCCGGGCCGCCGCCACCGCGCCGATCGCCGACCTCCAGATCGAGTACGCGCTGGTCACCCGCGGTATCGAGCGGGAGATCCTGCCCACCACCCGTGAGCTGGGCATCTCGATCACCGCGTACGGAGTCCTGTCGCGCGGGCTGATCTCCGGTCACTTCACCGCCGACCGGCAGCTCGCGGCGAACGACTTCCGCGCCCACTCGCCCCGCTTCCAGGGCGACAACCTCCGGCACAACCTGAGCCTGGTCGAGGCGCTGCGGAAGATCGCCGAGCAGAAGGGTGCCTCCGTCGCGCAGATCGCGATCGCCTGGGTGCTGGCGCAGGGCGAGGACATCGTGCCGCTGGTCGGCGCCCGCACCCGGGAGCGGCTCGCGGAGTCGCTGGGCGCGCTGGACGTCGTACTGGACGCCGACGACCTCGCCGCGATCGAGGCGGCCGTCCCCGCCGACGCCGCGGCCGGCGAGAGGTACGCGGCCGCCGCCATGGCGCACCTCGACAGCGAGCGCTGA
- a CDS encoding TetR family transcriptional regulator — protein sequence MPPTTETLTAERILEATEEVLRRHGPAKATVVDVARALGVSHGSVYRHFRTKAALREAVTKRWLDHTSETLSGITADETRDPETRLRDWLAALYEAKRRKAGGDPELFATYMVLTGESGSVVGEHLDDLTGQLTRIIKAGVATGAFTAPDPATTARAVFQATARFHDPVYFQEWERPGSQDDFRALVDLLLQGLRVR from the coding sequence ATGCCACCGACCACCGAGACCCTGACCGCCGAGCGCATCCTCGAAGCGACCGAGGAGGTGCTGCGCCGCCACGGCCCGGCCAAGGCCACCGTGGTCGACGTGGCCCGCGCGCTCGGCGTCAGTCATGGCAGCGTCTACCGCCACTTCCGCACCAAGGCGGCGCTGCGTGAGGCGGTCACGAAGCGGTGGCTGGACCACACGTCCGAGACTCTCTCCGGCATCACCGCCGACGAGACCCGCGACCCGGAGACCCGGCTGCGCGACTGGCTCGCGGCGTTGTACGAGGCCAAGCGTCGCAAGGCGGGCGGCGACCCCGAGCTGTTCGCCACATACATGGTGCTGACCGGCGAGAGCGGCTCGGTGGTGGGCGAACACCTCGACGACCTCACCGGCCAGCTGACCCGGATCATCAAGGCGGGCGTGGCGACGGGCGCGTTCACGGCTCCCGACCCGGCGACCACCGCCCGCGCCGTCTTCCAGGCCACCGCCCGCTTCCACGACCCCGTCTACTTCCAGGAGTGGGAACGGCCGGGGTCGCAGGACGACTTCCGGGCCCTGGTGGACCTCCTGCTGCAGGGGCTGCGGGTCCGATGA
- a CDS encoding DUF899 domain-containing protein — translation MTTTPDHPTAPDDPTTAPPGRPPVVDLAAWQAARDELLVREKAHTHEGDAIAAARRRLPMVEFDGTVEVVGPDGPVPFLDLFQGRDELVVYKHMWYDGAPHQGQCEGCTTTAWHLKDAVYLNARGVSFAVLTTGPWDEVASYVEFMGYTQPWYSVRGVDGPAGGSMGYLTCFLRDGDRVFLTYSTTGRGNERVNGSLGLLDMTPYGRGEAWEDNPEGRPEGGSACWSWRSDADGNPTWGPTSRPVPQWTRPGATPVQTLGRHGHCH, via the coding sequence ATGACGACCACCCCAGACCACCCGACCGCCCCAGACGACCCGACCACCGCACCGCCCGGCCGCCCGCCCGTCGTCGACCTGGCTGCCTGGCAGGCCGCGCGTGACGAGCTGCTGGTCCGGGAGAAGGCCCACACCCACGAGGGCGACGCGATCGCCGCGGCCCGCCGCCGGCTGCCGATGGTGGAGTTCGACGGGACGGTCGAGGTCGTCGGACCCGATGGCCCGGTCCCGTTCCTCGACCTGTTCCAGGGCCGTGACGAACTCGTCGTCTACAAGCACATGTGGTACGACGGCGCGCCGCACCAGGGGCAGTGCGAGGGCTGCACCACCACGGCCTGGCATCTGAAGGACGCCGTCTACCTCAACGCCCGCGGTGTGTCGTTCGCCGTGCTGACCACGGGCCCGTGGGACGAGGTCGCCTCCTACGTCGAGTTCATGGGCTACACCCAGCCCTGGTACTCGGTACGGGGCGTGGACGGACCGGCCGGCGGCAGCATGGGGTATCTCACCTGCTTCCTGCGCGACGGCGACCGCGTGTTCCTCACCTACTCCACGACGGGCCGCGGCAACGAGCGGGTCAACGGGTCCCTGGGCCTGCTCGACATGACGCCCTACGGTCGCGGCGAGGCATGGGAGGACAACCCCGAGGGCCGGCCCGAGGGAGGCAGCGCGTGCTGGTCCTGGCGCTCGGACGCGGACGGGAACCCGACCTGGGGCCCGACCAGCCGGCCCGTGCCGCAGTGGACCCGTCCCGGCGCGACCCCCGTTCAGACCCTCGGCCGGCACGGCCACTGCCACTGA